The window CGCCAACACCATTATTGATTTGGGCAGCAGCAATCCCCGTTGCATGGGTGCCGTGGCCGTTTTCGTCTATCGCATCGCTGCGCAGGTTAGTGAACGCATCAAACCCAAGAATGCCGGATTCATCTCGAGCGATTTTGTCAATCAAATCGGGGTGGGTGCTATCGACACCGGTGTCGATCACCGCAAGGATGATTGCTTCTTTGGGGCTCCATAACCCCCATGCAAGGTTGGCCTTCGTTATTTGAGGAGCATATTGATAGGCAAAGTAGGTGTCATTAGGAGTAGCGAATGCGCTCACTACATGATTGTATTCAACATAGAGGACTTCACTGCGTTTGAGGAGAAGTGCTGCAGCTTCATTCATTGATATGCCGTGTCGAACTCTGATACGATGGGCGCGAATATTGGGAAGGGATTCGGCAATATCGCCTACATCGACTGTGACTGCAGAAGGTGTGCATCTACTGTCTTGTGTTGGCTGCAGACCGACGATCAGCTCGCCGGGCATCAACTCGGCATTGATTGCTTGCCCCGATACCAAT of the bacterium genome contains:
- a CDS encoding S8 family serine peptidase — protein: MRLWKKWEEETMHKTHCVRLHQSNSPLLRAFLLLVILSGSIIGSQLVSGQAINAELMPGELIVGLQPTQDSRCTPSAVTVDVGDIAESLPNIRAHRIRVRHGISMNEAAALLLKRSEVLYVEYNHVVSAFATPNDTYFAYQYAPQITKANLAWGLWSPKEAIILAVIDTGVDSTHPDLIDKIARDESGILGFDAFTNLRSDAIDENGHGTHATGIAAAQINNGVG